aaGAAAAGTGAGAAATTGGAGCAGTTTCAGCAGGAAGATGTCAAGTGACTCAGAGAGAACTGATACTTTTATTTTTGTCATTTGTTTTCTCTCTCTGGCCAGGTTCCCTGAGGATCAAAATTCTTCCATTGATACATGCTGTGCTTTTTGCCTTCACTGTGCTTATTTGGTACAAATGTTATTACAGAGATCTTTTTAGGAACTCCAGGAAATGCAAGAGCATCTTCCCCCAGATAATAAAAGACCATCTTAGGCTCCCTTTTCCTGCAGTGCAACCCCCCTGAAGACCCACCTAGCCAAGTCAGATACCAGTTTCAGAGTTTCTGTGCCCATTTATGGGAATGGAAAATCCTGGGTGGTTGGCAGCAAGGAAGCTCATGCTCCCACCATACAAAGGCTGCAGGCAGCTTCGTCTCTGGACATCGGCTTATTTTCAAAGCTGACAagttgggaagggggaggggtgtctcTTCCAGGAGCTCCATTCCAGTAGCAAAAGGAGAACATGTGGTCTTCCCAgattaaagaaaagaaattaaagtaGCAGCAATTTGTCATCCTTGGACGGCGCCCCCTAGCGCCCAGTCCCGCGTCAGGTCTCCTCCTCGCCTTCGCCGAActcgcccccctcctcctcctcctcctcgtcgtcctcGGCCAGCGACGAGCCGCTCTTGAGGATGCCGCGGAGCAGCGCCCCCTGCCGGCTCTCCTCGTCCAGCTGGCGGCGCAGCGCGCGCGCCTCCATGGCCTCCTGGGCGCCCTCGCCCACCAGCGTCACGCCGTCGGCCACCCGCGGGGGCGAGGCGGCCGGGTTGCGGTCGTAGGAGAAGAGGCGCAGGCGGCGCAGGTGGCCGAGGTCGGGGAAGGCGGCCAGGCGGTTGCGGTCCAGGTCGAGGATCTCCAGGCGCGCCATGCGCAGCAGCGGCCGCGGGAACTCCTCGAAGCGGTTGCCGTAGAGCCAGAGGCCCCGCAGGCCGGGCATGGCGGCGGGCAGGTCCGGGGGCAGCGCGCGCAGCCGGTTGTCGCCCATCTGCAGGGACTTGAGGCCCGGCAGGCGCAGCAGCGGCGGCGGGAAGCGCTGCAGGTAGTTGCCCTCGATCCAGAGGCAGCGCAGGCTCTGCAGCTGCGCGAAGCACGGGGGCAGCTCCTGCAGCCGGTTGCCCCCCAGGTAGAGGCGGGCGAGGCGGGGCAGGTGGCAGAGCGCCTCGGGCACCTCCTCCAGCTTGTTGAAGTCGAGCGCCAGGATGCGCAGGTTCTCCAGCAGCCCGATGTCCTCGGGCAGCCGGCGGAGGCCGTTGCCGCTCACGTACAGCTTGTGCAGGTCGGGCACCGCGCACACGGCGCCCGGCAGCCGCCGCAGGCGCCGGCCGCTCAGCTCCAGCGTCTGGTCCCCGCAGCTCAGCTGCTCCTCGGCGTCGTCGGGCAGCGGCTCGTCCTCCACGCCGCCGGGGACGGGCGAGCCGCACACGCCGCCCATGATCATCGGGAGCGGCGGCCGGGAGAGGCGCCCGCGGGGACCGCTAGCATCGCCGCCGAGCCGTGGCAGCCGCGCGCCGGCCGAAGGGAGCCTCGCGCTTGCGTTGCCCTGGAAACCGGCGACGCGCAAGCGAGGACCAATGGGAGGCGGGGGGCGGGGGTGGCCGCTTCATTCAAGGCTGCCGGCACACGGAGGCGGAGTCGCGGCGTCGGAGTCTGAGGTCTGGATTGGTTGCGTGGGAGGTGTGGCGAGCGGACGTGATGCGCTGGCTAATTACGCTCACGTGTCCGACGTCAAGCTCCGTCTCGgctagtataaagaaataaaacaaaccaaagtGCATTGCCTTAGTCCGGGGGTAGGCGATTCCGGTCCTCAAAAGCCGGAGCCATGTCACATGCAGGtactctgcctccctttgtctttctgctaccttggaaagtggacgaACCCAGCCAcccaaatctaggctaaaagcccacttttggggactgcttttgaCTCCTACCTCCCAAGCTTGTTTTCATCATTTTCTAAGAAACCCCctaaaccagtgttccctctaaggcaggggtgtccaatgtcggtcctcgagggccacaatccagtcgggttttcaggatttccccaatgaatatgcattgaaagcagtgcatgcaaatagatctcatgcatattcattggggaaatcctgaaaacccgactggattgcggccctcgaggaccgacattggacacccctgctctaaggtgagcgcatgcgcgatcgctcactattgtcagtggcgtcgctcatgcttctggtgtcgctcactcgagcggagatggtggcggtctgccctgctcgcctaagatgcagcagcggcggctcctttcatgatccccgcaatcagtggcgtattaagtgggggggggggcggtccgccccttgttctcattggtgtaacgccggccctgcagttccggacttccccgcaccttcattccccccaccccccggatcgctattattttaaatgttatagccgcggggctgtatccatcagtggagatgtctaatcTCGGCCtgacccggaactcttactgcaacagtgacttcctgttcctgcctagacgggcggctgctgcagtaagacttccgggtcaggccgaggttagacgtctccactgatggatacagccccgcggctataacatttaaaataatagcgatccgggggggggggagtccggagctgcaggggagagtgttgcggtacccagctggagggagaaggaagatgagggagggaatgaaaggagatgccagggcttggagggaaggaggaaggtatgccagactaagggaaaaggaagggggagatgtgagagcatggagggggagggaaagatggaagaaaaggaaaggagagagatgccagagaatccgggaagggaagataccagactatggggtgcaaaggaaagaaaggagaagagagagatgccagagcataggggatgcggtggtgacagagagaaaaaaatggagaggtggcagagctgcctggctttgggggtgggcaaaatctggaaggcagtggggggacataagaaggaggtactgggggcacaaaggacacaggaaggaggcactgggggcactatggacacgggaaggaggcactgggggcactaaggacatgggaaggaaggagggagggaatagaaagggacaattgttgggcctgagtgcagaaagaaagaaaggatacacagtcaattaatagatgtccccttttgatgaaaaaaataaatggtcacgttaccactgacttactttctcttcagcagagtcagcatccgcgctgaggtgcaggaaggtcccgcgatgactcgtctgctggctctgctctggaagaagtaagttacgtcggacgaggtggacccggcagacgcagtcattgcaggactttgctgcaactccctgcgtctgccgggtccaccccctccaatgtaacttacttctttcaGAGCAGaaccagcagacgagtcatcgcgggcccttccagcatgcggctgctgagtccgctctagagcaagtacgtcagagtggggtggattggcagtaggcagctacaatcatcgcgggaccttgctgcatgaagggagagaaaggagcaggactgctggaatggaagagtggtggagggaaagaaagggggcagggtggtatggaagtgtggtgctgatggaattgatgtacagagaaaggggagagacataagggggaaggatattggagggaaagaaagggggcagatgctgattgaagagaggtggatggagagagaaagggcagacattggatggtagtggggagcctatgctggatggaagtgcagatgggagagataatggagcaaatgccagaaggaaatgggaggagagaaagaggggagcagatgctggatgataagtggacagagagaggagaaggtactagatggaagggttggagaaagaggatacatgatggaaggaggggataaataaaaggacacatgatggggaaaaaaggattgagttagggaaacactggaggggtgagggaaagaggtggcaagctttagatagacagtaaaaaaggaaattgatgagagggtagtaagaacataatctagacagatgcagaaaataaattgaaaagggaaatgaggggaaaaagggaaagggattgcagaggagaggtgtgggagagggaaggagaggagagagatgccagaccaatgggggtgaaaggagagatggaagggcgaggcatacagtttctggaaggggcatagaaggagagaagatgccatataggggaagagagacggcagacagtggatggaaggaagagagttacaagaagatgaggaaagcagaaaccacagaagacaaaggtagaaaaaaatttctatttatttattgctttaggagacatgtgtcactgtttctgtgaagcattgtatgcagagtccagcttcttgctggttcaatttaacttttgtctatgtatttttattttatccccccttttacaaaactgtgaagcgttttttagcaccagccgtggtggtagcagctctgatgctcagaattctatgagcatcagagctgttacctccgtagctaaaatgcacactacagttttgtaaaagagggagggattagtttgtgattacatattccatactaggcgaaggtgttttctgtgttctgtgtgttcgaaagacatagttttctgttaggattgacggtgtaggattgatctgtgctggtctggcttgtttagttttacaatgggtgtattgatgttgtactgctcactgcaatatgtaagatgctgccttttcctaggtactcatgtgtgacgtgtaatcatgtttttcgtacagatgggggggggggtgccaaaaaatgatgggccccggtacgccactgcattatgtaaagataccagaaagctggcgaagcaaaaactttaagtaaattgttattcttctaagttttgagtatttaaccctctcacaatctcacgggcactcgtttcaagtttattgagattttgatttaaacgcaatatcaaatattttcaatgtgtataacaaaaataaattttgggaaataaataaaaccatttgaacaataaacatacaaacatatccatagatgattaaaaatacataaggagtacaaggataaactacatttgtttaaaaatgcgtcctccgtgcctgctcataaatttgtggaatatgtaacttgtcgctcatgcatatttttttttgcacaaacctcatcagtccttagagggaacattggttgggGGCGCAAGTTATGAAGAGCTTTgaaagtactactactatttatcacttataagcgctgaaaggcatacacaggcGTACATCTTGGCATTTAATAGATGGCTCctactcggaagagcttacaatctaacttggacagacagacatgacatatcgGGTTGAGGATGGgtgagctgagaggagttaggagttgaaagcactcttgaagaggtgggcttccTCCTTGACCTTAGCACACCCTTAGGCCTTTCTTGCGTACTAAGGTCATTTTATTTAACGTAGAATGGCTGATTGTCTCTCTTTTGTATTAATGACCATGGCATGAGCACTTACTGCCACTctttttgtaggtggtaagggctcaatTCTTGTACCCTCCTGACATGCTCcctccaaacaaacaaaaaaatgacagacaTGTCTTAATGTCTGGATTAGTTCATGCTTAATTTGGCAGTTACCACAAATCTTGCCTGAGCaacatttgcataccaaggaggcagtctatgcaaactgatctcatgaatattccgtgtggatatcctgacaccCTGCTGTTAGGGGttaccccaggacaggtttgggaatcattgGATTACAATCAGATGTGAGACTGAGGGAACCTTCAGCGAAGGAATAAAatgatctggaattctcttcctcctGATTCATACATTCCCCTTTCTCATTTCTCAACATATAACACTGCAACAGCTTCTCCAGATTTCTGGTCTTCTACCTGATCCCCCACCCCTTCTTCATTTTCCATGACTGTTCTATAAATCAGGAATAGCTGAACAATAGGTACCTGGACTACTTTATTCTAACTTTGTTCTAACTCTCAATTGATTTTCTCTTCCAGCCTCTGCCCATAGTTCCTTCCCTAAGTTTCTCCAGATTTGCATATAGGTTGCCTGGATTTATCTCATCTAATAGCTGAGAAGGAAGGGCAAACAGTACTCTGATCCAGGAGAGGCCAGATGTGAATATTTTATGATAGTTCACTTGTCAGCAGTGACGGAAGGTGGAAAGTTTCATTTgtgtttgatatactgcccatcaACACAGCCATCTGAGTGGTTGACAGTGAATTCACAATCTAATCAAGTACTCTAAGGTTAGGTGGTGATGCAAGGATCTGAATAATGCATTTCACTGTTTTCTACATAAAACTGGAACTCTGCGAGTTTGTTGGACTCAGGGGAGTTGTCAAAGGgatgcattgattttttttttgtttttttgttatttgctGTC
This genomic window from Geotrypetes seraphini chromosome 19, aGeoSer1.1, whole genome shotgun sequence contains:
- the LRRC10B gene encoding leucine-rich repeat-containing protein 10B, with protein sequence MIMGGVCGSPVPGGVEDEPLPDDAEEQLSCGDQTLELSGRRLRRLPGAVCAVPDLHKLYVSGNGLRRLPEDIGLLENLRILALDFNKLEEVPEALCHLPRLARLYLGGNRLQELPPCFAQLQSLRCLWIEGNYLQRFPPPLLRLPGLKSLQMGDNRLRALPPDLPAAMPGLRGLWLYGNRFEEFPRPLLRMARLEILDLDRNRLAAFPDLGHLRRLRLFSYDRNPAASPPRVADGVTLVGEGAQEAMEARALRRQLDEESRQGALLRGILKSGSSLAEDDEEEEEEGGEFGEGEEET